In the genome of Ptychodera flava strain L36383 chromosome 13, AS_Pfla_20210202, whole genome shotgun sequence, one region contains:
- the LOC139147003 gene encoding uncharacterized protein, translating to MSTLPLLTPPTVGESRFIAKFLLTAKDHRTLFYPLVCKYLHVDTRQWMNFTLRFFSAVLQHAFLTYGDIVLSAAEITNQNQVYVPVDLMSKFCYLVPRLNPDVRWNTEPHCQSSGPSNFTPACVLYRSKDFQALQQQSKKVSLKDLVSLELQVQPHQDYLNEVERHDYHHWVIHSHYLALPVDDGGCDGSYRHACSVLMDAILDHDTLVQRNKTNRNHSIRSCDSSKSCDQRSDNDCGSCRSDIICCLQKLILYLSMEKHSTDDNSKQPWLLTEILKRLHEGNTGRSLTHQLTCTGQVICLMRLVQCLPGYLLYTDSPVDPISADSRQEVAHLIDNNLREVLVDECFPCVLPYSVTLHFVTFHWPRLKPVILKISRDHYSSHFQDIDKIYQWCESLVTESRDTASIPPSSVVACPLTLAVAVYQALTERKVPPTSACEIIAVINRQNSQIGREVCFHLMECLTAAVANQTYFPVQESYQTSLLSQLIPHYPDSICRVFIEMDAANGHNRLVLPVYIGKLYPAVFFRLMKVLTRKVHQALLMCRQFFTSVIQMYNSCVKLHADSSSEEDALPVNADRFFQNEVMSLQFMNEASTFAQWCVSQASLSAIRQISSTTVEACSSELRNAISRRMKIT from the exons atgtctaccttaccgcttctgactccacCAACCGTTGGagagtcccgatttatcgcaaagtttctcctgacagcgaaa GATCACAGAACACTCTTCTATCCCTTGGTATGCAAGTATCTTCATGTAGACACTAGACAGTGGATGAACTTCACCTTGAG GTTTTTCTCAGCTGTTTTACAACATGCGTTTCTTACTTATGGTGACATTGTACTGTCCGCAGCTGAAATTACAAACCAAAATCAAGTTTATGTTCCAGTTGATCTGATGAGCAAA TTCTGTTACCTGGTACCCAGATTGAATCCTGATGTCAGGTGGAACACTGAACCACACTGCCAATCCTCAG GTCCGTCTAATTTCACACCGGCATGTGTACTGTACAGGTCAAAAGATTTCCAAGCCTTACAGCAACAGAGTAAAAAA GTGTCTTTGAAAGACTTGGTTAGTTTAGAGCTCCAAGTTCAACCTCATCAGGATTATTTGAATGAAGTTGAGAG ACATGATTACCATCACTGGGTAATCCACAGTCACTACCTGGCCCTGCCCGTTGATGATGGAGGCTGTGATGGTTCCTATAGACATGCATGTAGTGTGCTGATGgatgccatattggatcatgaCACACTGGTCCAAAGAAATAAGACCAATAGAAACCATAGTATAAGGTCATGTGACTCAAgcaagtcatgtgaccagagaaGTGACAATGACTGTGGAAGTTGCCGTAGTGACATCATTTGCTGTTTGCAG AAGCTCATTCTGTACCTATCAATGGAGAAGCATTCAACTGATGACAACTCCAAACAGCCATGGCTtctgacagaaatattgaaGAGACTTCACGAAGGAAATACAGGCAGAAGTTTAACTCATCAATTGACATGCACAGGACAGGTTATCTGCCTTATGAG GCTGGTTCAGTGTTTGCCTGGTTATTTATTGTATACAGATAGTCCTGTTGATCCAATTTCAGCAGATTCACGCCAAGAAGTTGCTCACCTCATTGACAATAATCTG AGAGAAGTATTAGTGGATGAATGTTTCCCGTGTGTGCTGCCATATTCAGTGACCTTGCACTTTGTTACT TTTCATTGGCCGAGATTAAAGCCTGTTATTTTGAAGATCAGCAGAGATCATTACTCTTCTCACTTTCAAGACATAGACAAAATATATCAATGGTGTGAAAGTCTTGTCACAGAATCTAGGGACACTGCAAGCATTCCACCATCAAGTGTTGTAGCATGCCCTTTGACCCTTGCTGTAGCTGTCTATCAAGCCTTGACAGAGAGGAAAGTCCCGCCTACTTCTGCGTGTGAAATTATTGCTGTTATAAACAGGCAGAATTCACAGATTGGCAGGGAG GTGTGCTTTCATTTGATGGAGTGTCTCACAGCGGCTGTTGCAAATCAGACTTACTTCCCAGTCCAAGAAAGCTATCAAACATCATTGTTGTCTCAACTTATACCACACTATCCTGATAGCATTTGCAGGGTTTTCATTG AAATGGACGCAGCCAACGGTCACAACAGACTGGTACTTCCGGTTTACATCGGTAAACTTTATCCAGCAGTATTTTTTCG ATTGATGAAGGTGTTGACAAGGAAAGTTCATCAGGCATTGTTGATGTGTCGGCAGTTCTTTACCTCTGTGATACAGATGTACAATTCATGTGTAAAGCTCCATGCTGACTCCTCTTCAGAAGAGGATGCACTGCCAGTCAATGCGGACAGGTTCTTTCAAAATGAG GTCATGTCTTTGCAGTTTATGAACGAAGCATCAACGTTTGCACAATGGTGCGTCTCACAGGCTTCACTGTCCGCAATTCGTCAGATTTCTTCAACCACCGTGGAGGCCTGCAGCAGTGAATTAAGGAATGCAATTTCAAGGAGGATGAAAATCACATAG